The following is a genomic window from Manihot esculenta cultivar AM560-2 chromosome 9, M.esculenta_v8, whole genome shotgun sequence.
TTGAAAAATTTTCAACTGGAACCTGAATCATCCGTGTGTTTTTCTTTGTGCAGAGACTAAGAAGCAAAAACCAGGAGATGAAGACGCAAATGAGGAAGCTAACCAAGTTGGCGAGGCAAATGTTGCAGCAAAAGCATTCAACTTTCGTGAGATAGCCACTGCAACAAAGAACTTCCGCCAAGAATGTCTGTTGGGTGAGGGTGGATTTGGAAGAGTTTTCAAAGGGACACTAGCTTCAAATGGCCAGGTTATACAATATTTTCAACTTCCTCCAAGCTTATTTTATTCTTTAGTGTGCCTTATTCTTCATAGTAAATTGATTATCAGAAACTTCTATTTGAAAGAGTTTTTGTCTCCTTTTTTTAGGTAGTGGCTGTAAAGCAACTTGACAGGAGCGGACTGCAAGAGAACAAGGATTTCCTCGCTGAGGTTACGAAGTTAAGTGCTCTACACCATCCAAGTCTTGTCGAACTTGTCGGATATTGTGCTGATGGGGATCAGAGGCTTTTGGTATATGACTTCATTAAGGGAGGTTCTTTACAAGAACATCTACATGGTAATCTTTTATACTTTAAGCAGTATTATTTATCTTGTTTTGTCGGGTTTGAAAACGTGGAAAATCCTTGGTGCAGTGAGTATTGTAGTGATTATAGGAAATGAATGCACAACTTcagaaattaagttttttttgttgaaataaattaaataagttaAAGAAAATGTGATTACATAAACTGAATgaacaaaatataaatataaaaattcaaggAACGAAGTACAGATGGTGAATAATGAAAAACAGAAAGGGAATGGATCATATGGAAATTTTGTAATATAAAGAAGTGTTTCACTGCACTGTATATCATAGTGAGTCAGTATACATAGCAGAAGTCTTTCTTGTGGTGTTACTGCGGAGTAAATAGTATATTATgaattacttaatttatttgCAGATGTAGCACCAGAAAAAGGGACACTGGATTGGTTTACCAGAATGAAAATAGCATTTGGTACTGCTGAAGGTCTAGAATACTTGCATGATAAGGCCAATCCTCCAGTTATATTTGGTGATTTGAAACCCACAAACATCTTGTTGGATGAAGATTATACCTCAAAACTATCAGATTTTGGACTTGTTAAGTTTGGCCCTTCTGGGGACAGTGTTCCATCAAGGTTAATGGGAACCTATGGTTACAGTGCTCCAGAATATGCAAGAGGAGGTGAATTGACAATGAAATCAGATGTATACAGTTTTGGAGTTATTTTACTAGAGCTTATCACTGGAAGAAAAGCCATAGACACCACAAAACCAAACGACGAGCAAAATCTAGTTGCTTGGGTAAGTAACATGGTTGTAGTTGTTGTGATTGTGGTTGTAGTTGTTTTGATTGTGTTTGAAATGAATGCCGGGAAACATTTTCATAGACAAAATGTTATAACTTGATTGCACCCTTCGAACTATCCATAATAGTGTCCATTGTTTTGCTTTATGCTTGTCATAAAACAGGCACAACCGATATTCCGGGACCCAAAAAGGTTTCCTGATATGGCAGATCCAGTTCTTAAAAAGCACTTTCCAGAAAAAGATTTGAATCAAGCAGTTGCAATAGCAGCAATGTGTCTGCAAGAGGAATCAGCAGCCCGACCATTGATGAGTGATGTCGTAACAGCTTTAAGTTTTCTTTCAGTAGCTAAAGATGAAAGCTTCCCTTCTCCTCCGCCCCCCTCAACCCCACCTTCAGCGGAAGTCGATGGTAGTTCGGAATCAAGTGAAGAAGATTCAGATAGTGATGATAGCAATGAAGGTAGCAAAAAATGGAGCAAGAACAGCAGGAGTGGTTCTTCACGTTGTGGAAGTATTTCTTCGAGTCGCAGCAGCAGCGAGGAGTCGCAACATCTTAATATCTCTTTAAGCCGCAATAGCAGCAGGGGATCTGAGGAGGGAAGTGTTTCTGAAGACGAGAAAAGCAGCAGAGACATTGATTCACCTGATAGAACTGAATCATTAAGTCACAGGAGCAGTGTTTCTGGTGATGATTGTTAGCCTTACTAAATGGAACTTTTCTTTTTAGATCACACCAACAGGAGGAAATCAGAAGAAGTTTGTGTTC
Proteins encoded in this region:
- the LOC110622134 gene encoding probable serine/threonine-protein kinase PBL25, with the protein product MNCFSCFQSQKSSKSLSKREHESPPSPREVAETNSPETKKQKPGDEDANEEANQVGEANVAAKAFNFREIATATKNFRQECLLGEGGFGRVFKGTLASNGQVVAVKQLDRSGLQENKDFLAEVTKLSALHHPSLVELVGYCADGDQRLLVYDFIKGGSLQEHLHDVAPEKGTLDWFTRMKIAFGTAEGLEYLHDKANPPVIFGDLKPTNILLDEDYTSKLSDFGLVKFGPSGDSVPSRLMGTYGYSAPEYARGGELTMKSDVYSFGVILLELITGRKAIDTTKPNDEQNLVAWAQPIFRDPKRFPDMADPVLKKHFPEKDLNQAVAIAAMCLQEESAARPLMSDVVTALSFLSVAKDESFPSPPPPSTPPSAEVDGSSESSEEDSDSDDSNEGSKKWSKNSRSGSSRCGSISSSRSSSEESQHLNISLSRNSSRGSEEGSVSEDEKSSRDIDSPDRTESLSHRSSVSGDDC